In Candidatus Tectomicrobia bacterium, a single window of DNA contains:
- a CDS encoding B12-binding domain-containing radical SAM protein has translation MRFLFVYPNVQRVWAPRLGISVLSAVLKRKGHETALYDSTMVRGPEIAPRFLRKVEEFRPDAVGFSVLSNEWALTRDLLRLPAIKSLPKIVGGHHPTVDAEGCLKHCDYVVRGEGEDALAELLDALGSGKDASRIPNVWSRNLLGMETRNEMRDLIGDLDDYPIPDWNIYAKEHYTRNFLIDVKPGTRIVGQFEGSRGCPYHCTYCSSPHVMSMYKGKGTWRREKSPRRMMEEIKDFEARNGLDMIYFVDEIFLTQLPRLEEMADVFSRHVRKPFLFMERPEMVKEDKIKAAARAGAYSMSIGVESGDEEFRKRVLNRKMEEDVIVEAFALARKHGVRTHAFNMVGLPYEDRGRILASRELMKRVKPDTAQFSIFYPLVGTQLRELCIREGFLDPDNEMPENYYANSVLNMPTMPRGDIIKYQKILEILCGREGLWADFLWWMYETFPVTLTLRRRLKFLGEPARYLRTYGLAGSFRRLAFKFRRRFGKLPPAQNEISQPYFYGQK, from the coding sequence GTGCGCTTTTTGTTCGTCTACCCGAACGTGCAGCGCGTCTGGGCCCCGCGGCTCGGCATCTCGGTCCTCTCGGCGGTGCTGAAGCGGAAGGGCCACGAGACGGCCCTCTACGACTCCACCATGGTGCGGGGGCCCGAAATCGCCCCGCGCTTCCTCCGCAAGGTGGAGGAGTTCCGGCCCGACGCGGTGGGCTTCAGCGTCCTCTCGAACGAGTGGGCGCTCACGCGCGACCTCCTCAGGCTCCCGGCCATCAAGTCCCTGCCCAAGATCGTGGGCGGCCACCACCCCACGGTGGACGCCGAGGGCTGCCTCAAGCACTGCGACTACGTGGTGCGGGGGGAGGGGGAGGACGCCCTGGCCGAGCTCCTGGACGCCCTGGGGAGCGGCAAGGACGCCTCCCGCATCCCCAACGTGTGGTCGCGGAACCTTCTCGGCATGGAGACGCGCAACGAGATGCGCGACCTCATCGGCGACCTGGACGACTACCCCATCCCCGACTGGAACATCTACGCCAAGGAGCACTACACCCGGAACTTCCTCATCGACGTGAAGCCCGGCACGCGCATCGTGGGCCAGTTCGAGGGGAGCCGGGGCTGCCCCTATCACTGCACCTACTGCTCGAGCCCCCACGTGATGAGTATGTACAAGGGCAAGGGCACCTGGCGGCGGGAGAAGAGCCCGCGCCGGATGATGGAGGAGATCAAGGACTTCGAGGCCAGGAACGGCCTCGACATGATCTACTTCGTGGACGAGATCTTCCTCACCCAGCTCCCGCGCCTGGAGGAGATGGCGGACGTCTTCTCCAGGCACGTGAGGAAGCCCTTCCTCTTCATGGAGCGGCCCGAGATGGTGAAGGAGGACAAGATCAAGGCGGCGGCCCGGGCGGGCGCCTACAGCATGTCCATCGGGGTGGAGAGCGGGGACGAGGAGTTCCGCAAGCGCGTCCTCAACCGCAAGATGGAGGAGGACGTGATCGTCGAGGCCTTCGCCCTGGCGCGGAAGCACGGCGTCAGGACCCACGCCTTCAACATGGTGGGGCTGCCTTACGAGGACCGAGGCCGCATCCTCGCCTCGCGCGAGCTGATGAAGCGCGTCAAGCCCGACACGGCCCAGTTCAGCATCTTCTATCCGCTGGTGGGCACGCAGCTGCGCGAGCTCTGCATCCGGGAGGGCTTCCTCGACCCGGACAACGAGATGCCCGAGAACTATTACGCCAACTCGGTGCTGAACATGCCCACCATGCCCCGCGGGGATATCATCAAGTACCAGAAGATCCTCGAGATCCTCTGCGGCCGCGAGGGCCTCTGGGCGGATTTCCTGTGGTGGATGTACGAGACCTTCCCCGTCACGCTCACCTTGCGGCGGCGGCTCAAGTTCCTCGGCGAGCCCGCCCGCTACCTGCGCACCTACGGCCTGGCGGGCAGCTTCAGGCGACTGGCCTTCAAGTTCCGCCGCCGCTTCGGCAAACTCCCTCCTGCCCAGAACGAAATCAGCCAGCCATAC